Proteins co-encoded in one Colletes latitarsis isolate SP2378_abdomen chromosome 13, iyColLati1, whole genome shotgun sequence genomic window:
- the Msra gene encoding methionine sulfoxide reductase A isoform X3 yields the protein MKSNKMPGQLEEIKAKRATFGMGCFWAGDCLFGVLPGVIKTCVGYAGGQTESPTYRNIGDHTEVVDIEYNPDVISYVQLLALFWQNHEYGLSTKIKRQYMSLILYHDEEQKLLAEKSRERQQRKRSDLVLTEIRRFEKFYPAEDYHQKYRLRNHPWLMETTGLVSDEILRNSPLAAKLNGYIAGAGTFEQFEKDLPNLGLSEKAVQYLQKYVLENQGNGLYC from the exons ATGAAG TCGAATAAAATGCCTGGACAACTGGAGGAAATCAAGGCGAAACGTGCAACTTTTGGAATGGGTTGCTTCTGGGCAGGCGATTGCCTCTTCGGCGTATTGCCGGGTGTCATCAAAACCTGCGTAGGTTATGCAGGTGGACAAACAGAGTCGCCAACCTATAGAAATAT CGGTGACCATACAGAAGTCGTTGACATCGAGTATAATCCTGATGTAATATCGTACGTGCAATTACTTGCACTTTTCTGGCAGAATCATGAATACGGTCTTAGCACGAAGATCAAGAGACAG TACATGTCGTTGATTTTGTATCACGACGAAGAACAGAAGTTACTAGCTGAAAAATCACGCGAACGTCAGCAACGTAAACGTTCAGATCTGGTGCTCACAGAAAttagaagattcgaaaaattttaTCCTGCTGAAGA CTATCACCAAAAATATCGACTTAGAAATCATCCATGGCTGATGGAAACTACTGGCCTGGTCAGCGACGAAATCCTTCGAAATTCTCCTTTGGCCGCTAAACTGAATGGTTATATAGCTGGCGCTGGGACATTTGAACAATTTGAGAAAGACTTGCCAAATCTTGGCTTGAGCGAGAAAGCGGTGCAGTATTTGCAAAAATATGTGCTCGAAAATCAAGGAAACGGTTTATATTGCTAG
- the Msra gene encoding methionine sulfoxide reductase A isoform X1, producing the protein MFVSKMITPNLINLLRRSLIGIGYRNTSNKMPGQLEEIKAKRATFGMGCFWAGDCLFGVLPGVIKTCVGYAGGQTESPTYRNIGDHTEVVDIEYNPDVISYVQLLALFWQNHEYGLSTKIKRQYMSLILYHDEEQKLLAEKSRERQQRKRSDLVLTEIRRFEKFYPAEDYHQKYRLRNHPWLMETTGLVSDEILRNSPLAAKLNGYIAGAGTFEQFEKDLPNLGLSEKAVQYLQKYVLENQGNGLYC; encoded by the exons ATGTTCGTATCGAAGATGATCACTCCAAATTTAATCAACTTATTACGTCGGAGTTTAATCGGAATCGGATATCGTAATACG TCGAATAAAATGCCTGGACAACTGGAGGAAATCAAGGCGAAACGTGCAACTTTTGGAATGGGTTGCTTCTGGGCAGGCGATTGCCTCTTCGGCGTATTGCCGGGTGTCATCAAAACCTGCGTAGGTTATGCAGGTGGACAAACAGAGTCGCCAACCTATAGAAATAT CGGTGACCATACAGAAGTCGTTGACATCGAGTATAATCCTGATGTAATATCGTACGTGCAATTACTTGCACTTTTCTGGCAGAATCATGAATACGGTCTTAGCACGAAGATCAAGAGACAG TACATGTCGTTGATTTTGTATCACGACGAAGAACAGAAGTTACTAGCTGAAAAATCACGCGAACGTCAGCAACGTAAACGTTCAGATCTGGTGCTCACAGAAAttagaagattcgaaaaattttaTCCTGCTGAAGA CTATCACCAAAAATATCGACTTAGAAATCATCCATGGCTGATGGAAACTACTGGCCTGGTCAGCGACGAAATCCTTCGAAATTCTCCTTTGGCCGCTAAACTGAATGGTTATATAGCTGGCGCTGGGACATTTGAACAATTTGAGAAAGACTTGCCAAATCTTGGCTTGAGCGAGAAAGCGGTGCAGTATTTGCAAAAATATGTGCTCGAAAATCAAGGAAACGGTTTATATTGCTAG
- the Msra gene encoding methionine sulfoxide reductase A isoform X4, with the protein MPGQLEEIKAKRATFGMGCFWAGDCLFGVLPGVIKTCVGYAGGQTESPTYRNIGDHTEVVDIEYNPDVISYVQLLALFWQNHEYGLSTKIKRQYMSLILYHDEEQKLLAEKSRERQQRKRSDLVLTEIRRFEKFYPAEDYHQKYRLRNHPWLMETTGLVSDEILRNSPLAAKLNGYIAGAGTFEQFEKDLPNLGLSEKAVQYLQKYVLENQGNGLYC; encoded by the exons ATGCCTGGACAACTGGAGGAAATCAAGGCGAAACGTGCAACTTTTGGAATGGGTTGCTTCTGGGCAGGCGATTGCCTCTTCGGCGTATTGCCGGGTGTCATCAAAACCTGCGTAGGTTATGCAGGTGGACAAACAGAGTCGCCAACCTATAGAAATAT CGGTGACCATACAGAAGTCGTTGACATCGAGTATAATCCTGATGTAATATCGTACGTGCAATTACTTGCACTTTTCTGGCAGAATCATGAATACGGTCTTAGCACGAAGATCAAGAGACAG TACATGTCGTTGATTTTGTATCACGACGAAGAACAGAAGTTACTAGCTGAAAAATCACGCGAACGTCAGCAACGTAAACGTTCAGATCTGGTGCTCACAGAAAttagaagattcgaaaaattttaTCCTGCTGAAGA CTATCACCAAAAATATCGACTTAGAAATCATCCATGGCTGATGGAAACTACTGGCCTGGTCAGCGACGAAATCCTTCGAAATTCTCCTTTGGCCGCTAAACTGAATGGTTATATAGCTGGCGCTGGGACATTTGAACAATTTGAGAAAGACTTGCCAAATCTTGGCTTGAGCGAGAAAGCGGTGCAGTATTTGCAAAAATATGTGCTCGAAAATCAAGGAAACGGTTTATATTGCTAG
- the Msra gene encoding methionine sulfoxide reductase A isoform X2 produces MLDFVGAKMLKIVSCVIILLFVKESNKMPGQLEEIKAKRATFGMGCFWAGDCLFGVLPGVIKTCVGYAGGQTESPTYRNIGDHTEVVDIEYNPDVISYVQLLALFWQNHEYGLSTKIKRQYMSLILYHDEEQKLLAEKSRERQQRKRSDLVLTEIRRFEKFYPAEDYHQKYRLRNHPWLMETTGLVSDEILRNSPLAAKLNGYIAGAGTFEQFEKDLPNLGLSEKAVQYLQKYVLENQGNGLYC; encoded by the exons ATGTTAGATTTTGTCGGTGCCAAAATGCTTAAAATTGTTTCGTGTGTTATAATACTCTTGTTCGTGAAAGAG TCGAATAAAATGCCTGGACAACTGGAGGAAATCAAGGCGAAACGTGCAACTTTTGGAATGGGTTGCTTCTGGGCAGGCGATTGCCTCTTCGGCGTATTGCCGGGTGTCATCAAAACCTGCGTAGGTTATGCAGGTGGACAAACAGAGTCGCCAACCTATAGAAATAT CGGTGACCATACAGAAGTCGTTGACATCGAGTATAATCCTGATGTAATATCGTACGTGCAATTACTTGCACTTTTCTGGCAGAATCATGAATACGGTCTTAGCACGAAGATCAAGAGACAG TACATGTCGTTGATTTTGTATCACGACGAAGAACAGAAGTTACTAGCTGAAAAATCACGCGAACGTCAGCAACGTAAACGTTCAGATCTGGTGCTCACAGAAAttagaagattcgaaaaattttaTCCTGCTGAAGA CTATCACCAAAAATATCGACTTAGAAATCATCCATGGCTGATGGAAACTACTGGCCTGGTCAGCGACGAAATCCTTCGAAATTCTCCTTTGGCCGCTAAACTGAATGGTTATATAGCTGGCGCTGGGACATTTGAACAATTTGAGAAAGACTTGCCAAATCTTGGCTTGAGCGAGAAAGCGGTGCAGTATTTGCAAAAATATGTGCTCGAAAATCAAGGAAACGGTTTATATTGCTAG